In Methanobacterium petrolearium, the following proteins share a genomic window:
- a CDS encoding alpha/beta fold hydrolase, producing the protein MVLVHGLGSDHTVWGGLTPLLEENFRVLAVDLRGHGRSSKTPEQYSIELFSNDINQLLESLNIKQAHFIGHSMGGAILQQLALKRPDKIRSLILISSFSCVDFHLDSIFRELLKTLNDEGYNAFFDHCLKLANTPEFIAKNREFFREVRDLMGKTSSIPALKESIKACQQVNFIGSLKNVNSPTLIIAGREDVFTPLYHANKIKNAIPNSKMEVMEGVGHNLLVENPQDTYDLIYKFLKNF; encoded by the coding sequence ATGGTTCTCGTGCATGGCCTGGGAAGTGATCATACGGTATGGGGCGGGTTAACCCCCCTACTGGAAGAAAATTTCCGGGTTCTAGCAGTGGATCTGAGGGGTCATGGCAGATCCAGTAAAACTCCTGAACAATACAGCATAGAATTATTCTCAAATGACATTAATCAGCTTTTAGAATCACTGAATATAAAACAGGCACACTTTATAGGCCATTCTATGGGCGGTGCCATATTACAACAACTGGCACTTAAACGTCCAGATAAAATCAGATCTTTAATCCTTATTTCCTCGTTTAGCTGTGTTGATTTTCATCTGGACTCCATTTTCCGGGAACTTTTAAAAACATTAAATGATGAGGGTTATAATGCCTTTTTTGACCATTGCCTCAAACTGGCTAACACTCCAGAATTCATTGCAAAAAACAGGGAATTCTTCCGAGAAGTTAGAGATCTTATGGGAAAAACCAGTTCTATTCCTGCTTTAAAGGAGTCAATAAAGGCCTGTCAGCAAGTTAACTTTATTGGTTCCTTGAAAAATGTCAATTCCCCTACCCTGATTATTGCAGGACGAGAAGATGTTTTCACTCCCTTATATCATGCTAATAAAATTAAAAATGCCATCCCCAATTCAAAAATGGAAGTAATGGAGGGTGTGGGTCATAATCTCCTGGTGGAAAACCCCCAGGACACTTATGATTTGATTTATAAGTTTTTAAAAAATTTTTAG
- a CDS encoding MFS transporter — protein sequence MVYQGQTRILILLLVGVFMGSLDIGIVGPALPAIGTYFGVNERLLSWVFTIYILFFMIGTPLMAKLSDIHGRKTVYLVNILLFAAGSMITITAISFEMVLLGRAIQGVGAGGIFPVANAFIGDIFPPEKRGGALGVLSSVWGISGVLGPILGGLLLGYGWQWLFIINIPISVIVLAGSLYILPRGEKNRQLSLDWPGILTLGFLVSFLAYAINQIDTNNFLTSFFSLSVWPFLVLSILLLPVLLKLELKSTDPLIQVDLLGSKEVRLVSGIMIGTGLIQASTVFIPSFVIVALAFSSSNASLMLLPIVMTMAIGAPIIGQLLDRFGSRNIMFTGASIMIIGLFLLSTFSESFYLFIFAGVLVGVGMSTTIGSPPRYIMLVESPPKERASGQALINIITSAGQLIGGALIGAVIGSYAGNLEGYTYAFLFMAVVALIMTILTVGLKSKKEQVKSSY from the coding sequence ATGGTATATCAAGGTCAAACTAGGATACTGATTTTACTCCTGGTGGGTGTGTTCATGGGCTCCCTGGATATCGGGATCGTGGGCCCTGCACTACCTGCTATTGGAACCTACTTCGGGGTTAATGAACGGTTGTTATCATGGGTTTTCACCATATATATTCTTTTTTTCATGATAGGAACACCATTAATGGCTAAACTATCAGATATCCATGGGCGAAAAACAGTTTACCTGGTAAACATCCTGTTATTTGCTGCAGGTTCAATGATAACCATCACAGCCATATCATTTGAAATGGTACTCCTGGGAAGGGCTATTCAGGGTGTGGGTGCCGGGGGAATATTTCCAGTTGCCAATGCATTTATTGGAGACATCTTCCCACCTGAAAAGCGCGGAGGAGCCTTGGGGGTTTTGAGTTCGGTTTGGGGTATATCAGGAGTTTTAGGACCTATACTCGGGGGTTTACTCCTAGGTTATGGTTGGCAGTGGCTGTTCATCATTAACATCCCAATTTCAGTTATTGTTCTAGCAGGAAGCCTTTACATTCTCCCCAGGGGTGAAAAAAACAGGCAGCTCAGTTTGGATTGGCCAGGCATACTTACTCTGGGGTTCCTGGTTTCTTTTTTAGCCTACGCAATTAACCAGATAGATACTAACAACTTTTTAACCAGTTTTTTCTCTTTGTCTGTGTGGCCTTTCCTGGTTTTAAGTATATTGCTGTTACCAGTTCTTTTGAAGTTGGAGTTGAAATCCACAGATCCCCTGATCCAGGTTGATCTATTAGGTAGCAAGGAGGTTAGACTGGTTTCAGGTATAATGATTGGTACTGGTCTTATTCAGGCTTCAACTGTTTTCATACCTTCCTTTGTAATTGTGGCTTTAGCTTTCAGTTCATCAAATGCAAGTTTAATGTTACTACCTATAGTCATGACCATGGCTATTGGTGCACCAATCATCGGACAACTCCTTGATAGGTTTGGTTCCCGGAATATCATGTTTACCGGGGCATCTATAATGATAATTGGTCTTTTTTTACTCAGCACTTTCTCTGAATCTTTCTACCTATTCATTTTTGCCGGTGTGCTGGTTGGTGTGGGTATGAGTACAACTATTGGCTCTCCTCCACGTTATATTATGCTGGTGGAAAGCCCTCCCAAGGAAAGAGCATCGGGACAGGCATTGATCAACATAATCACCAGTGCCGGGCAACTCATTGGAGGAGCTCTTATTGGAGCGGTTATTGGATCGTACGCAGGGAATCTGGAAGGATATACATATGCATTCCTGTTCATGGCTGTAGTTGCCCTAATTATGACTATTCTAACTGTAGGACTTAAAAGTAAAAAAGAACAGGTTAAAAGCAGTTATTAA